One genomic segment of Mycolicibacterium psychrotolerans includes these proteins:
- a CDS encoding ANTAR domain-containing protein, which translates to MAVIPTRRDGRRTLCAAEGVLAVLRHCSLDDAFADIVRTAQRHNVAPLRLAEALLAAIQCDTVADTDHAAMSVVEQTWGELLRTARLLAPCL; encoded by the coding sequence ATGGCGGTGATTCCGACGCGTCGCGACGGGCGCCGCACCCTCTGCGCGGCCGAGGGCGTGTTGGCGGTCCTGCGGCACTGCAGTCTCGACGACGCTTTCGCCGACATCGTGCGTACCGCGCAGCGCCACAACGTCGCCCCGTTACGGCTGGCTGAGGCCCTCCTCGCCGCGATCCAGTGCGATACCGTCGCCGACACCGATCACGCGGCGATGAGCGTGGTCGAGCAGACGTGGGGCGAGCTCCTTCGAACCGCCCGGCTACTCGCCCCGTGTCTATAG
- a CDS encoding alpha-ketoacid dehydrogenase subunit beta, whose translation MTKTSYRTAVHDAIRDAMTADERVLLMGEDVGAYGGTYAASKGLLAEFGPDRIRDTPLSELGFVGIGIGAALGGLRPIVEVMTVNFSLLALDQIVNTAAALRHMSGGQFSVPLVVRMATGAGRQLAAQHSHSLECWFAHIPGIKVVAPATVEDAYGMLGSALADPDPVVIFEHVQLYNASADVETLAPTDLTRAAIRRAGSDVTVITYGGCLPKVLDAADELSLGGIDCEVIDLRSLRPLDTGTFVESVRRTHRAVVVDEGWRTGSLAGEVSAQIMENAFFDLDAPVARVCSAEVPIPYAKHLEQAALPQPETIVAAVKSVVGQPS comes from the coding sequence ATGACCAAGACGAGCTACCGGACCGCGGTGCACGACGCGATCCGCGACGCGATGACCGCCGACGAGCGGGTGCTGTTGATGGGGGAGGACGTGGGCGCGTACGGCGGAACATACGCCGCGTCCAAAGGGCTGCTGGCCGAGTTCGGCCCGGACCGCATCCGTGACACCCCGCTGTCGGAACTCGGCTTCGTCGGTATCGGCATCGGCGCCGCGCTGGGCGGGCTGCGGCCCATCGTCGAGGTGATGACCGTCAACTTCAGCCTGCTCGCGCTCGACCAGATCGTGAACACCGCTGCGGCACTGCGCCACATGTCGGGGGGTCAGTTCTCGGTGCCGCTGGTGGTCCGGATGGCCACCGGCGCGGGACGCCAACTCGCCGCGCAGCATTCGCACAGTCTGGAGTGCTGGTTCGCGCACATCCCTGGCATCAAGGTGGTGGCCCCGGCGACGGTCGAGGATGCCTACGGCATGCTCGGCTCTGCGCTCGCCGACCCCGACCCGGTGGTGATCTTCGAGCACGTGCAGCTCTACAACGCCTCCGCCGACGTGGAGACCCTGGCGCCGACCGACCTCACGCGGGCCGCGATCCGCCGCGCCGGGTCCGACGTCACGGTGATCACCTATGGCGGCTGCCTGCCCAAGGTCCTCGATGCCGCCGACGAACTCTCGCTGGGCGGCATCGACTGCGAGGTGATCGACCTGCGTTCGCTGCGCCCGCTGGACACCGGCACGTTCGTCGAGTCGGTCCGCCGGACACATCGCGCGGTCGTCGTCGACGAGGGCTGGCGCACGGGCAGCCTGGCGGGTGAGGTGAGCGCGCAGATCATGGAGAACGCTTTCTTCGATCTCGACGCTCCCGTCGCGCGGGTCTGCTCCGCCGAGGTGCCGATCCCGTACGCCAAGCACCTCGAGCAGGCCGCGCTACCGCAGCCCGAGACGATCGTCGCCGCAGTGAAATCTGTTGTGGGACAGCCCTCATGA
- a CDS encoding SRPBCC family protein translates to MTDRLVTMLAAAGVLYAARRYFRDWGTTKAESGDALPGDELVRPPVLQATEGVWIDASPEQVWPWLVQMGQDRGGLYSFEKIENLVGLHYRNADAIHPEWQHLAVGDAIRLVPKRWLGLSDGVTLRVVAIADGRSIVLRADPARGNWDLVWSFHLVPHGDNQCRLLIRSRLALRHPGEVVFAELIGPPRALVTRGMLIGIKRRAEQRRQAETAAATAAARLHGVS, encoded by the coding sequence ATGACCGACAGACTGGTGACGATGCTCGCCGCAGCCGGGGTGCTCTACGCGGCCCGCCGATACTTCCGCGACTGGGGTACGACGAAAGCCGAATCGGGTGATGCCCTGCCGGGTGACGAACTGGTCCGACCTCCGGTGCTGCAGGCCACCGAGGGAGTTTGGATCGACGCGTCCCCCGAGCAGGTGTGGCCCTGGCTGGTGCAGATGGGCCAGGACCGCGGCGGCCTGTACAGCTTCGAGAAGATCGAGAATCTCGTTGGCCTGCACTACCGCAACGCCGATGCGATCCACCCGGAATGGCAGCATCTCGCGGTCGGTGACGCGATTCGGTTGGTGCCCAAGCGCTGGCTCGGCCTCAGCGACGGGGTGACGCTGCGGGTCGTCGCCATCGCCGACGGACGTTCCATCGTGCTGCGCGCCGATCCGGCGCGGGGGAACTGGGACCTCGTGTGGTCGTTTCACCTGGTTCCGCACGGGGACAACCAGTGCCGCCTGCTGATCAGATCCCGGCTGGCTCTGCGTCATCCGGGAGAGGTGGTGTTCGCGGAGCTGATCGGGCCGCCGCGTGCGCTGGTGACGCGCGGCATGCTGATCGGCATCAAGCGGCGGGCCGAACAGCGGCGACAGGCCGAGACGGCGGCCGCGACGGCCGCTGCGCGCCTGCATGGAGTCAGCTGA
- a CDS encoding universal stress protein, which produces MSEGICSTGVIVGTDGSPSATAAVGWAVAEARMRRVALGVVHVAAGDTATDRDADDILTDAVSTASAEPAGEDIEIGSSRLAGDPVSTLADLSRTAAMIVLGRHGDTTRMHRLLGSVSTGVLHHARCPVAVVHVDPTVSARTRRQPVLVGVDGSRCSALAAEIAFDEASWRGVDVVALYVCDGGGGPSANRAEAAALQAEAEYRLDTALAPLGERHRGVAVHRLIRFESPARQLLIQGERAQLVVVGSHGRGALAGVLLGSVSTAVAREVRAPVIVARRS; this is translated from the coding sequence ATGTCCGAAGGGATCTGCTCTACGGGGGTGATCGTCGGTACGGACGGATCACCGTCGGCTACGGCGGCGGTCGGGTGGGCCGTCGCCGAGGCGCGGATGCGTCGGGTCGCGCTCGGCGTGGTGCATGTCGCCGCCGGCGACACGGCCACGGACCGCGACGCTGACGACATCCTCACCGACGCGGTGTCCACCGCCTCGGCGGAACCGGCCGGCGAGGACATCGAGATCGGCAGTTCGCGGCTCGCCGGGGACCCGGTGTCGACGCTTGCCGATCTGTCGCGGACCGCAGCGATGATCGTCCTCGGGCGCCACGGCGACACCACGCGGATGCACCGACTGCTCGGGTCGGTGAGCACGGGGGTGCTGCACCACGCCCGCTGTCCGGTTGCGGTGGTCCACGTCGATCCCACCGTGTCGGCGCGGACCCGACGCCAGCCGGTCCTGGTGGGCGTCGACGGGTCACGCTGCTCGGCGCTGGCCGCGGAGATCGCATTCGACGAAGCGTCGTGGCGGGGCGTGGACGTCGTCGCGCTGTACGTCTGTGACGGAGGCGGTGGCCCGTCGGCCAACCGGGCCGAGGCGGCGGCGCTGCAGGCAGAGGCGGAATACCGGCTCGACACGGCGTTGGCGCCCCTGGGTGAACGTCACCGGGGCGTGGCGGTGCACAGGCTGATCCGCTTCGAGAGCCCGGCCCGCCAGCTGCTGATCCAGGGCGAGCGGGCGCAACTCGTGGTTGTCGGCAGTCACGGCCGCGGCGCGCTGGCCGGCGTTCTGCTCGGTTCGGTCAGCACCGCGGTGGCGCGCGAGGTGCGCGCCCCGGTGATCGTCGCGCGCCGCAGCTGA
- a CDS encoding dihydrolipoamide acetyltransferase family protein translates to MIEFAMPALGADMDEGTLNEWLVKPGDTVSRGQIVAVVETTKAAVEIECWQEGVVGELLVPVGQTVSVGTPLATLLAPGEAPTEHPAAPVPAVEAPPQSAPAPAPAPAPAPAPAPVPSPPTADASHRRWVSPAARRLAVSIGVDVESLTGTGPQGAVVISDVEHAAAHVQAAAPQVAPVMPSPPVSAKEVAARRGAEMRKSIAAAMSRSKREIPHYYLADEVVLDPALGWLAERNAARSITERVLPAVMQLKAVALAADRFGEFNGFWRDTGFAPADAVHVGVAISLRGGGLVAPAIHDVAGKKLDELMADLSDLVARARAGSLRSSEMSDPTITVTNLGDQGVDTVFGVIYPPQVALVGFGRPAQRVRAVDGGIRIATTVQASLAADHRASDGHRGALFLAAINDLLQQPDLLEN, encoded by the coding sequence ATGATCGAGTTCGCGATGCCGGCCCTCGGCGCCGACATGGACGAGGGCACGCTGAACGAGTGGCTGGTCAAGCCGGGCGACACCGTCTCCCGCGGCCAGATCGTCGCGGTCGTCGAAACCACGAAGGCCGCCGTCGAGATCGAATGCTGGCAGGAGGGCGTCGTCGGCGAATTGCTCGTGCCGGTGGGTCAGACCGTCTCGGTGGGAACGCCGTTGGCCACCCTGCTGGCTCCCGGTGAGGCGCCCACCGAACACCCCGCCGCGCCTGTGCCGGCCGTCGAAGCGCCTCCGCAGAGTGCGCCGGCCCCGGCGCCGGCCCCGGCGCCGGCCCCCGCCCCGGCTCCGGTACCGTCCCCGCCAACCGCCGACGCGTCCCACCGCCGGTGGGTGTCTCCTGCGGCCCGCCGGCTGGCCGTGTCGATCGGTGTCGACGTCGAGTCGCTCACCGGTACGGGGCCGCAGGGTGCGGTGGTCATCAGCGACGTCGAACACGCCGCCGCGCACGTGCAGGCCGCCGCCCCGCAAGTGGCGCCGGTGATGCCGAGCCCGCCGGTGTCGGCCAAGGAGGTCGCCGCCCGCCGCGGTGCGGAGATGCGCAAGTCGATTGCGGCGGCGATGAGCAGGTCCAAGCGAGAGATCCCGCACTACTACCTCGCCGACGAGGTCGTCCTCGACCCGGCGCTGGGCTGGCTCGCCGAGCGCAACGCGGCGCGCTCCATCACCGAGCGGGTACTCCCGGCGGTAATGCAGCTCAAGGCCGTCGCGCTGGCCGCGGACCGGTTCGGGGAGTTCAACGGGTTCTGGCGCGACACCGGCTTCGCACCCGCAGACGCGGTGCACGTCGGGGTCGCGATCTCACTGCGCGGCGGCGGTCTGGTCGCGCCGGCGATTCACGATGTGGCAGGCAAGAAGCTCGACGAGCTGATGGCCGATTTGAGCGACCTCGTCGCACGGGCCCGCGCCGGATCGTTGCGCAGCTCAGAGATGTCGGATCCCACCATCACCGTGACGAACCTGGGCGATCAGGGCGTCGACACCGTCTTCGGAGTCATCTACCCGCCGCAGGTTGCCCTGGTCGGATTCGGCAGACCCGCGCAGCGCGTGCGCGCCGTCGACGGCGGAATCCGGATCGCGACGACGGTACAGGCGAGCCTTGCCGCCGATCACCGCGCCAGCGACGGCCACCGCGGTGCGCTGTTCCTGGCCGCGATCAACGACCTCCTTCAACAACCCGACCTGCTCGAGAACTGA
- a CDS encoding nitroreductase family deazaflavin-dependent oxidoreductase codes for MPAITEPARDAIRQFNKYVLNPAMLLVAGRRHWYAAVIHHTGRRTGRSYTTPVVAERTPGGVIIPLPYGTGVDWLRNARAAGRATMTVHGESFDVVDPKLIDAATASTQLSARRRRAFQRFGIDHFAAFTAATHTDEDNHEH; via the coding sequence ATGCCTGCCATCACCGAGCCCGCCCGCGACGCGATACGGCAATTCAACAAATATGTGCTGAATCCGGCGATGCTGTTGGTGGCGGGCCGCAGGCACTGGTACGCGGCGGTGATCCACCACACCGGACGCCGCACCGGTCGGTCGTACACAACGCCGGTGGTGGCCGAGCGCACCCCCGGCGGCGTCATCATCCCGCTGCCGTACGGCACAGGGGTGGACTGGTTGCGTAACGCCAGGGCGGCCGGCCGGGCGACCATGACCGTCCACGGGGAGTCCTTCGACGTCGTCGACCCGAAATTGATCGACGCGGCAACCGCGTCCACGCAGCTGTCGGCGCGTCGGCGGCGCGCTTTTCAACGCTTCGGCATCGATCACTTCGCCGCGTTCACCGCGGCGACCCATACAGATGAGGACAACCATGAGCACTGA
- a CDS encoding Rv2629 family ribosome hibernation factor, which translates to MSTEHLRVLADAPGPFVSLYIDGTGDTQNDAARWSAIREHLEDCGVTGRTIEAVERAVLTYQPAPHRRGHAVIAGGEGVLVDEPLIRPPAVTVLRVSVYPYVVPLLSSETARPPYIFAAVDHLGADLTVHRDRAVEHETVQCGGFPVHKPASAGWNGYGDMQHSAEEAVRMNVRAIVDRITKLADQSHAELVFVCGEVRSRSDVLSELPHRIAARVVSLPAHAEGGRADERKFAVLVDSEFAQRGRDRVAMVVARYQSETGRRSDLAVQGLPAVCTALRDGAVDTLIISDLGSATVVSGDDRTMVAADADALSMFGEAPRRVALADEVLPFVAIATDASVVIAEHEIAVADGVAAVLRYPQTNVTGAAGSSQRSVPS; encoded by the coding sequence ATGAGCACTGAGCACCTCCGCGTTCTTGCCGACGCGCCGGGCCCATTCGTGTCGCTGTATATCGACGGCACCGGGGACACCCAGAACGATGCGGCGCGGTGGAGCGCCATCCGTGAACATCTGGAGGACTGCGGCGTCACCGGGCGCACGATCGAGGCGGTCGAACGGGCGGTGTTGACGTACCAGCCCGCACCGCATCGGCGCGGACATGCGGTCATCGCGGGCGGGGAGGGGGTGCTGGTCGACGAGCCGCTCATCCGCCCCCCGGCGGTGACCGTGTTGCGGGTCTCTGTCTACCCCTACGTGGTGCCGCTGCTCAGCTCTGAGACGGCCCGGCCGCCGTACATCTTCGCGGCGGTAGACCACCTCGGCGCAGATCTGACGGTGCACCGCGATCGCGCCGTCGAACACGAGACCGTGCAGTGCGGGGGCTTCCCTGTGCACAAGCCCGCCAGCGCAGGCTGGAACGGCTACGGCGACATGCAGCACAGCGCCGAGGAGGCGGTCCGGATGAACGTGCGGGCCATCGTCGACCGGATCACCAAACTGGCCGACCAATCCCATGCCGAACTCGTGTTCGTGTGCGGCGAGGTCCGGTCGCGGTCCGATGTGCTGTCAGAATTGCCGCACCGCATCGCCGCGCGAGTCGTCTCGCTGCCTGCCCACGCGGAGGGCGGCCGCGCTGACGAACGAAAGTTCGCCGTTCTGGTCGACAGCGAATTCGCCCAGCGCGGGCGCGACCGGGTCGCCATGGTCGTGGCCCGGTACCAATCGGAGACCGGGCGTCGTTCTGACCTCGCCGTCCAAGGGCTGCCCGCTGTGTGCACCGCGCTGCGCGACGGCGCCGTCGACACCCTGATCATCAGCGACCTCGGCAGCGCGACCGTCGTGTCCGGCGACGACCGGACCATGGTGGCGGCGGACGCGGACGCGCTGTCGATGTTCGGGGAGGCGCCGCGTCGGGTCGCCCTGGCCGACGAGGTCCTCCCGTTCGTCGCGATCGCCACCGACGCGTCGGTGGTCATCGCAGAGCATGAGATCGCCGTTGCCGACGGGGTCGCCGCTGTGCTGCGGTATCCGCAGACCAACGTGACCGGCGCGGCGGGATCCTCGCAGCGATCCGTGCCATCCTGA
- a CDS encoding DUF5709 domain-containing protein: MNARNYATGPAPGEYSIDPENQLEPEDTLIDRGGADLLDEGYSPPEQPYAPGAFGPFETLEQRLAEEEPDPAARVNVLIDDAEQQLSDESERADEFPRRDEVGRRRAGRLLAPDRGFGEDDDAELVAEDVGLDGGAASAEEAAVHLIDDDADSSWR, from the coding sequence ATGAACGCCAGGAACTACGCGACCGGACCCGCGCCCGGTGAGTACAGCATCGATCCGGAGAATCAACTCGAGCCGGAGGACACGCTGATTGACCGGGGTGGCGCCGATCTCCTCGACGAGGGTTACTCACCGCCCGAACAGCCCTATGCTCCAGGAGCTTTCGGCCCCTTCGAGACGCTCGAACAACGACTCGCCGAGGAGGAACCGGACCCGGCGGCACGGGTGAACGTCTTGATCGACGACGCCGAACAGCAGCTCTCGGACGAGTCCGAACGCGCCGATGAGTTCCCGCGCCGCGACGAGGTGGGCCGCAGACGGGCAGGCCGGCTGCTGGCGCCGGACCGAGGTTTCGGGGAGGACGACGACGCGGAGCTGGTGGCCGAGGACGTCGGCCTCGACGGCGGTGCCGCGTCGGCCGAGGAGGCCGCGGTGCACCTCATCGACGACGATGCGGACAGCTCATGGCGGTGA
- the pdhA gene encoding pyruvate dehydrogenase (acetyl-transferring) E1 component subunit alpha: MIDHDVATLLLSDMVRVRLMEEKCAELYSAAKIRGFLHLYVGEEAVAAGSLRALEDGDAVVATYRDHAHALLRGIPMTNIMAEMFGKQEGCSRGRGGSMHLFDARTRFYGGNAIVAGGLPLAVGLALADAQLGRSRVTACYFGEGAVAEGAFHESMNLAALWRLPVLFCCENNFYAMGTELAHEQAQTDMTEKAASYRIPALAADGMDVLACRAAAEEGAYHVRSGGGPFFLEFRTYRFRPHSMFDPELYRSKEEVEHAKERDPIRVFTERCIAAGALSDDDVADIRAAAEDEVAGAVAYAEAGTWEPVEDLTRDVLTPAEALR; encoded by the coding sequence ATGATCGACCACGATGTCGCGACCCTGCTGCTGTCCGACATGGTGCGAGTGCGGCTGATGGAGGAGAAGTGCGCCGAGCTCTACAGCGCGGCCAAGATCCGCGGCTTCCTGCACCTGTACGTCGGTGAGGAGGCGGTCGCCGCCGGGTCGCTGCGCGCACTGGAGGACGGGGACGCGGTGGTGGCCACCTACCGCGACCACGCCCACGCGCTGCTGCGGGGCATCCCGATGACCAACATCATGGCCGAGATGTTCGGCAAGCAGGAAGGCTGCTCGCGCGGCCGGGGCGGCTCGATGCACCTGTTCGACGCGCGGACCCGATTCTACGGCGGCAACGCCATCGTCGCAGGCGGGCTGCCGCTGGCGGTGGGTCTGGCGCTGGCCGACGCGCAGCTGGGCCGATCCCGGGTCACCGCATGCTATTTCGGCGAAGGCGCGGTTGCCGAGGGAGCCTTCCACGAGTCGATGAACCTGGCGGCGCTGTGGCGATTGCCGGTGCTGTTCTGCTGCGAGAACAACTTCTACGCGATGGGGACCGAACTCGCACACGAGCAGGCGCAGACCGACATGACCGAGAAGGCGGCGTCCTACCGCATCCCGGCGCTGGCCGCCGACGGCATGGACGTGCTGGCCTGTCGGGCTGCCGCCGAGGAAGGGGCGTACCACGTACGCAGCGGGGGCGGTCCGTTCTTCCTGGAGTTCCGCACCTACCGGTTCCGGCCGCATTCGATGTTCGATCCCGAGCTGTACCGCTCGAAGGAGGAAGTCGAGCACGCCAAGGAGCGGGATCCTATCCGTGTTTTCACCGAACGGTGCATCGCAGCAGGTGCGCTCAGCGACGACGACGTGGCCGACATCCGTGCGGCCGCCGAGGACGAAGTGGCCGGCGCTGTGGCCTACGCGGAGGCCGGTACGTGGGAACCGGTCGAAGATCTCACCCGTGATGTCCTGACCCCGGCGGAGGCCCTCCGATGA
- the acsA gene encoding acetate--CoA ligase translates to MTAATSLIRKTADDWRVHPNFTDYDGTRATFSWAAAPRVCAGMPDGGCNIAYAALDRHAHGPMASHTALRFVTADGWDGDLATRDLSYAELARLARCFTNVLRELGVGKGDRVFTMMSRCPELYVTIMGALRNGSVVSPLFSAFGPEPIATRLSLGEAEVLVTTRAHYVRKVAKVRDQLPSLKHVLLIDDGAADGDEPGTLGFWRCMAAASDEAPITHTTPDDPALLHFTSGTTGTPKGALHVHGAVTMHYVTGLYALDLHADDIYWCTADPGWVTGMSYGVIAPLLHGVTSIVDEADFDAERWYRILASQGVTVWYTAPTAIRMLIKAGPELASQFRFPSLRFVASVGEPLNAEAVWWGKRVLGLPIHDNWWQTETGGIMIANTPAFDIKPGSMGRPLPGVTACVVRRHDDGTVSVIDEPDIEGELALTPGWPSMFRTYLHAEERYRNSFADGLYLTGDLVKRDADGYFWFVGRADDVIKSAGHLIGPFEVENALTDHPAVAEAAVIGVPDPTVGEVVKAFVALKDGYPADDDTMRSLMAHARKRLGAAVAPKVIEFTDSLPHTRSGKIMRRLLKARELGLPEGDTSTMETTGTMETAS, encoded by the coding sequence ATGACCGCCGCGACGTCACTGATCCGCAAGACGGCCGACGACTGGCGGGTTCACCCGAACTTCACCGACTACGACGGCACGCGCGCCACGTTCAGCTGGGCCGCAGCCCCGCGGGTGTGTGCCGGAATGCCCGACGGCGGGTGCAACATCGCGTACGCGGCGCTCGACCGGCACGCCCACGGGCCGATGGCCTCACACACCGCACTGCGGTTCGTCACCGCCGACGGTTGGGACGGAGACCTTGCCACCCGCGATCTGAGCTACGCCGAACTGGCGCGGCTCGCACGGTGTTTCACCAACGTGCTGCGGGAGCTGGGCGTGGGTAAGGGCGACCGGGTGTTCACGATGATGAGTCGGTGCCCGGAGCTCTACGTGACGATCATGGGTGCGCTGCGCAACGGCAGCGTCGTCTCCCCACTGTTCTCCGCGTTCGGGCCCGAACCGATCGCCACTCGGCTCTCCCTCGGGGAGGCCGAGGTGCTGGTGACCACCCGGGCGCACTACGTGCGCAAGGTGGCCAAGGTCCGGGACCAGCTTCCGTCGCTCAAACACGTGCTTCTCATCGACGACGGCGCCGCAGACGGCGACGAGCCCGGCACGCTGGGGTTCTGGCGGTGCATGGCTGCCGCTTCCGATGAGGCGCCGATCACCCACACCACACCCGACGACCCGGCCCTCCTGCATTTCACCAGCGGGACCACCGGAACTCCGAAGGGAGCGCTGCACGTGCACGGCGCCGTCACGATGCACTACGTGACAGGCCTGTACGCCCTGGACCTGCACGCCGACGACATCTACTGGTGCACAGCCGATCCCGGATGGGTCACCGGGATGTCCTACGGGGTGATCGCGCCGCTGCTGCACGGCGTTACGTCGATCGTCGACGAAGCGGACTTCGATGCCGAGCGCTGGTACCGCATTTTGGCCAGTCAGGGCGTGACGGTCTGGTACACCGCGCCGACGGCCATCCGGATGCTCATCAAGGCGGGGCCGGAGCTTGCGTCCCAGTTCCGTTTTCCCAGTTTGCGTTTCGTGGCCAGCGTGGGCGAGCCGCTGAACGCCGAGGCGGTGTGGTGGGGCAAACGGGTGCTGGGTCTGCCGATCCACGACAACTGGTGGCAGACGGAGACCGGCGGAATCATGATCGCCAACACGCCTGCGTTCGACATCAAGCCCGGTTCCATGGGGCGGCCGCTGCCCGGGGTCACCGCCTGTGTGGTGCGCCGGCACGACGACGGCACGGTGTCGGTCATCGACGAACCCGATATCGAGGGCGAGCTCGCGCTCACGCCTGGGTGGCCTTCGATGTTCCGGACCTATCTGCATGCCGAAGAGCGGTACCGCAACAGCTTCGCCGACGGTCTGTACCTGACCGGTGACCTGGTAAAGCGCGATGCCGACGGATACTTCTGGTTCGTCGGGCGCGCCGACGACGTGATCAAGTCCGCAGGCCATCTGATCGGCCCGTTCGAGGTGGAGAACGCTCTCACCGACCATCCGGCGGTCGCCGAGGCGGCGGTGATCGGGGTGCCCGACCCCACAGTCGGTGAGGTGGTCAAGGCGTTCGTCGCGCTCAAGGACGGCTACCCCGCCGACGACGACACGATGCGCTCGCTGATGGCGCACGCGCGTAAGCGACTCGGAGCCGCGGTGGCGCCCAAGGTGATCGAGTTCACCGACTCGCTGCCGCACACCCGCAGCGGAAAGATCATGAGGCGGCTGCTCAAAGCGCGCGAACTCGGTCTGCCCGAGGGTGACACGTCAACCATGGAAACGACGGGGACGATGGAGACCGCCTCATGA
- a CDS encoding acyl carrier protein, translating into MKTTHEIRDDVLSVLTAIAPEVEPDEISDDALLRDQVDLDSMDWLNFLLGIHKRLDVDIPEADYQRLRTLNDLVNYVEAKAAS; encoded by the coding sequence ATGAAGACGACCCATGAGATCCGCGACGACGTGCTTTCGGTGCTGACCGCGATCGCACCCGAAGTCGAGCCCGACGAGATCAGTGACGACGCGCTCCTGCGCGACCAGGTGGATCTGGACTCGATGGACTGGCTGAACTTCCTTCTCGGAATCCACAAGAGACTCGACGTGGACATCCCCGAGGCCGACTACCAACGGCTACGCACCCTCAATGACCTGGTGAATTACGTCGAGGCCAAAGCCGCGTCCTGA